The Pungitius pungitius chromosome 10, fPunPun2.1, whole genome shotgun sequence genome has a window encoding:
- the tmem41aa gene encoding transmembrane protein 41A-A gives MRSLVGLIAVVVAASVYLYYLSLYLPAAPRRRPRPTAEGRHEETEESEPPSRLKFPSDLEELRELAELLQFYKTEHTGYVLLLFCSAYLYKQSFAIPGSSFLNILAGAIFGPYQGLLLASVLTTVGSTMCYLLSKAFGKRYIINLFPDKVSMIQRKVEENQGSLFFFLLFLRFFPMTPNWFLNMSAPIVNIPITFFFGSVFIGLLPYNFICVQAGVMLSEVASLDDLFSWERLLQLLAMACVALLPGALIRRWSQKRLHVAGQSQNGSVADKKVQ, from the exons ATGCGCTCACTGGTCGGACTGATCGCTGTGGTCGTCGCAGCCAGCGTGTACCTGTATTATCTGTCGTTGTACCTGCCGGCCGCACCGCGGCGACGTCCTCGTCCGACCGCCGAGGGACGTCATGAGGAGACTGAGGAGTCCGAGCCACCCAGCAG GTTGAAGTTCCCCTCAGACTTGGAGGAGTTGAGGGAACTAGCTGAGCTCCTGCAGTTCTACAAGACGGAGCACACTGGGTATGTTCTGCTCCTCTTCTGCAGTGCATATCTCTACAAGCAGTCCTTTGCCATCCCTGGGTCCTCGTTTCTG AACATTTTAGCAGGCGCTATATTTGGACCATATCAAGGGCTGCTGCTGGCCTCTGTGCTCACCACTGTGGGCTCCACCATGTGCTACCTCCTGTCCAAGGCTTTCGGAAAGCGCTACATCATCAACCTCTTCCCTGATAAAGTCTCCATGATACAGAGGAAG GTTGAGGAGAACCAgggcagtttgtttttctttctgctcttcCTGAGATTCTTTCCCATGACTCCCAACTGGTTCCTGAACATGTCCGCCCCTATTGTCAACATCCCCATCACCTTCTTCTTTGGCTCCGTCTTCATTG GCCTCCTGCCGTACAACTTCATCTGCGTCCAGGCGGGCGTCATGCTGTCCGAGGTGGCGTCGTTGGACGACCTGTTCTCCTGGGAGAGGCTACTGCAGCTGCTGGCCATGGCCTGCGTGGCTCTGCTGCCCGGCGCGCTTATCCGACGGTGGAGTCAGAAGCGCCTCCACGTGGCCGGCCAATCGCAGAACGGGTCCGTGGCGGATAAGAAGGTCCAGTGA